tatatcactataatattcccattaTATCCCTATTATATTATTGTGAGAGGTATATGTGGTAATTTatggtgagtttatagtggcCTTATCCTACTTATGGCATGtgttatctcctatggtatcactataagaTTCCTGTGATATTCCTATGGATTATATACAGtttatagttttgatttgtgtaGTATTTCTCTAAAATATATCATACGATCACTTCTTTTTCGTACTGGCGCACTGGGCTCATTAGTAATGACTCGGTGCCTGactttgttttcctcctgcttGTGGAACAGCTCCATACTATAAGCAGTGGGACATCGGGATCAAATGACAGGCAGAGCTGCTATCATTAGTGCCGTGGTGAGAAAAGAAGAGGCTGGGACTGTGGAAGTTCAAGGGGCTTTTACGCGCAATCAGATGCCAATCGCCGCTGTTGTCCGCTTCTGTTACTGTAACTGGACACCATGACTTGCGATGCACTTTTTATTCCGATGTGATCTGGTTCATGAATAAGACGGTTCGGCTACTATCCTGGAAGAAGAATGAGATCTGTGAAGCGGATCTTCTGGGAGTGAGCACAGCGCGTAAAAAGTCTTGGAGTTGGTGTTTATCATGGCTTTGGAGCGCGCGTCGCTCCTGAAAGTAGGGCTTGTTTTGTTCATGGCAGGTGAGTGTCTATGGTGAAATATTAAGTTTCTCTTCAGTGGttgaaacaaacttttttttttattatttaaaagatattttgaaagaaaatgacGATTAATTACAACCTTGTGTGTgcaaaaacacatgacataatggtgtgtgtgtgtgtgtgtgtgtgtgtgtgtgtgtgtgtgtgtgtacacattgcACAATCGTGCAAAGACTTTACTGAAATCCCATTTATCTATGTATGCATGGatgtatttatgtttgtttgcttgttgttagtttgtttatttttctatttgtccatcatttattcattcattcatttacatatAATAAAATTATGTTAGACATCCACAATTCAACTTATGAAAAGTAAACTTCTGAATTATTAACTTTTTTAGTCCGGCAGGAACACATAGAGGTTTTCTATGGAACATAAATACTTCCGTAGCTCCATCCAGATCCAGATTAATCCAACTTTTGAAGTCTTTTCTCCTCAGCAGCATCAGAGGCTTCATTCAGCCATCCGGACCTGTTAAAGCAGGAGTTTGGAGCAAAGTAGATCTTCATCAAGTCAGAAAGAAGGCTTTGATCCCCAAAAGTTGCTGCTATTCAGAGCTTTACCAGAATATGTGGAGGAAAACGTTACAGATGGGACACTAAAGGGGTTTTATCCTGATTCACTTGAGATTTTGTACAAAGTGAAGCATAATCCCATAATAAATCCCTATGGAGCAGGTTGAGTTGGTGAGCTGAAGTTTGGACATAGAACGATAGGACCAAACTGTCCTGTCATTAGCTGTAGACCTTCAACTTCACACTTGGAGAGGATGAGGCAGGAAATATTCAATTAGACATTATTTGGGCAGGTAGGCCATTTTCATTAGGGCTTATATGTGTGATCCTACTCAGAGTAAATTACTTTCTTAAGagaatgtgtcattttcaacacatccatgtgtctggttgtgttacttttcaaagcaacataTGTCGACAACACATAACGATTGTTCGTAATATATATTGTACTGAAAAGTTGGTTAGGCTTTCTTCATATGAACTTAACATTTACATCTGACCAACTCTATTCTGAAACCTCACAAAATCAATACATTTCCCCAAAATGTCAATAGGTGGATGAATTAGAAGTTATTTCAGATTGAGAGAtgaacagcagcagtagtttaCAGGGTAAAGGGCTTGTTGCGGTTGGGAAAATCTCACCTGGGAACATGAATGAAGAACATTAtaccctctgtgtgtgagtgtaaccCTGGAAAAAGAGCTTATTCAGTtgaccttccctggataaacaaAAGTTTGGAAAGAAACAAAACGGTTTATCCCAGGATTATTCTGCAGTAAGTCCGGAAACTAACCCTGCGCTCCCTTTTATAAAATCTGATATTATGGGGTTTCACATCCGCTCCTAGATGGAGAATGTGGAAATTAGGCTCTCATGCTGAGCAACACAACAGCTGGCTAAACATGAATGATATCTGAGCCAACTGGATCATATCATATTCATAAGCATCATTTTCATAATCCTTAAAGATGCAGTTCGAGAATGGTAGACTAAATTCCAGTCTCCATGACTCATATTAGTGTGTGTTAGACTGAAACCCAGCCATGTCAGTATGTTGAGATATAAATTAACATTATTCAAAATGGGCATTTCGCTGATGCCCTTACCCAGAGTGAAGTGGAGAGagcttcagtgttttgctcaaggacacttcaaccaTCATGTTGGCTGTTGAACCCGTGATCTGTAACCTGTGATTCTGTGTTTTCCTTCAGTGTTCAGCTTCGGGTGTTGTTTGGTCAATGTCAAAATAGTATTCTGGAAAATATTCTAAAAGTCTAAGCAGATCAAAAGAATATAAGCTGAAAATGTGCTGTGGATATATAGGGCATCATCATATCAAAAATACGCTATTTTTAAGGCATAGGTCTGTGTCAGGGCCTGTCTGTCTTATGTACTGTAAGGGTTGTTACTTTTCAGATCCATATGTAATGATTTTCTAGGTGGAGGACCTGATGGGACACCAGgtacaggaggaaaaaaaacaaacagagaaaaactaGAAAGCACTCGATAGAGCCCAACCCCCCCACCAACAACACTGAACAactctccaacttgcaaagcctCAGCCTCCCTAATGGTTCacatgtttattgtttgtctttttctgaGAAAATAGTACTGAGAAAATAGCACGTGAATGCAATGCAGTTTAGCAGccaacttggaagtcccagatgtcggactttcccaccagtgcctgaacgcagcataatagttatgactaaaaaacaataatggcagaaatcccacaTCTGGATCATcaacaaaatctaatcaactgatcccTGCGTCAAGGTTGaaatgtccaccaaatttcatccaAGTCCGGTTTTTACTTTTTGAGCTATCTTGCtaacaagcagacagacagaggtgaaGCATGACCTCCTTCATACTGTCAGGATGGAGGCGAAGGTAATGCATGAGCTCAACGACgcttcatttttcaaaactgcCGGCTTATTTTTCCAGCTTTTTGCACCtcactttgtctttctttcgCTTTTGActcctccagcacctccagcctctATTTGGAAGAGAGAGAACCGCACCGCCGATGGGGCTTCGACCATTTTTCACATCCTTCGTTTTGGTAGTATCTCTTTCGAAAAAAACCCCGTGTTGACATCTTGGGTCTTCCTTTGAGGGCGTTAGAGCCTCAAGAGTCTCTGAGAGGAAAACTTGATTCGCTTTTTTATCAGAAGTCCAAACAAACTGGCTCAGCTATGCTGCTGGAGGGAAAGTGGAGAAATCATGGTTGATCATGCTCATGTTTTCTGGTCCTGTCCCTCTATTCAGACTTTTTGGGAGGAAGTAGCAACAATCATCTCAAAAACCCTGGGTTTTAGTATCAGTACAACATTCACATCCCTCTATCTTGGACATATCCCTGACGGGTTAAGTAAAGATGATACCTACCTCCTAAAGATTTTGCTGGCAGCAAGTAAAAAGGCCATTACTAAATATTGGCTTCAGAAAAACTGCCCTACTGCTGGCCTCTTTGTCAATATTGTTAAACACCTACATCTTCTAGAACAGATGACCTGATCCGTACGGCTCCAAAAAGAACTGGGAGaaaaacagtgggaaaaatggtgtttttttttagccaatGAGACAGATCTTTCATAATTATTGTATGTATCATGTGCGATATTTTATCTTAAATTAGGCaaatttgcttttttattttttgtttcttgtttgcttTTTGCCTGCTGTCCttataatgtgaaaaatgttcataaataaaaagtttttaaaaaaaagagtcgCTGAGAGGGAGCAAACATAATGGGCACACAGTTGACCGTTATCAGGCCCTTGCAGACCGCGCTACACGTTGTTTCTCCATCCTAACAACAACCTGTTCGCTCCACGCGGGCCCCGTCCGCCAGTTTAAGCTCCCTCTCCTACTGTAGCGCTCACTGGTGCTACATTCATCACCAAGTCCTGCGGGACGGCTGCGGTCCGCCTCTACGCCGAGAGGCTGTTTACACCGCATCTCTGAAGTAAACAAATGGGATTGGGACTCAGACAGCAAATTAAAATCTTCTCTCGCAGAAAGTATCAGCCTAATAGGCAAGGGATGGGCCGATAGGAATAACCGGCGCCAGGACGTGACCTTGTTTTGTTGCACAAACATAGTCTTAATTATCAGGAATTAAGCACAGCAGATAATCTCAGTGGTGCTTTGTATAATCCACTGTATCTTCACAGTCATTGCAAAGTTATTTTTCAATGGAATAGACTGATCATGCAGCTCCAGTCACCTCAAATGCCCAGAATCCATTTTTAATTGTGTTgtttattcatgcatttatttctctctctctctctctctctctctctctctctctctctgtctctctctctctctctctctctctctctctctctctccctctccctctagcCCAAGTCCTTCCGTCGGTGTCAGGCTGCAACAGAGGTTTCTATGAGAGGATGATCAATGAACTCTGCTTAGCTAAGTTCAAACTAGACATGGGAGGCTTGGACCGCGGCCTGTGGTGCAGCTGGCCGGACACCTTGGAGTGAGTTCACCTGTTGCTTCACACAAAGAGGCGGGACAAAGttatacaaaaaaataactCATTAGCAGGGTGAAACACAGTTGCAGGGTACACACTTGTCCCTCCGCTCAGAGATTCCCATTCAAAACATGCATTTATAGATTGTCAGTCAACCAAAGCCTAACAGTTGTTACTCTAGTTTTTGTTCAGTGTTATTTTAGTCTCTTCAACCTATAATTTGTGGTatctgctgtcaacagactgtaaaatagtGAGAGTTAATACATTTGTAGGTCCAGAAAGAGACTACACATTCACCACTGCTATAATTCATGCACTTCATACTAAAATGCGATATATCCATGTTTGAAAACATTAATAGTTGCTCCCTAACAGTCATATCTCAACAGTTCAAACATTAAATGGTTGATTCCTGCAAAATGTGGCTTTGTTATAAGAGAAAGCCTAAAGATAGAAATTCACTTCAATAAAATTGCCTCATTAGTTTAAACTGCCAGCATCAATGTGTTAGACGAGGTGTTACTTGTGTTTTCAAATGGTCGACACCTCATTATGAAATGGAATGAGcaatttttttcagttagttgGAGAAATTATTTCCTTTTACAAGAGTGCATTAATGTAATTATTCCACATGCAAGGAAGGATGTagaggagggtaaacccacttaaactcaGTTTGCCTGccttttctttttgtgaaatAGAGCTTACCTGCCTTTTAAGCTGTTAAAAATATGAATGATATCATTTCATTGCTTCATACTGAGTAGAATCAACACTAATACAAGATACATTAAATCCAAGTCTTCACTATACAATGGAACATAAATTGATGCTATTTTACAatgttattttctatttttggtATGGTTATAGAAGGAATGGTGTCTTTGCCTTGTCTCCCTGCCTTATGGCTATCACCAACTTGAGTTCATAGTGTAGCTGCATCTTTACCCACCACATCACTGGGTCATGGGTCTTTTATCTATTGGATATTATATTCTCTGTACGTGTCAGATAGCGTCTCACAGCAGCGCTCGGCTCCTCTGCCCAACGCTGGCCGTCACTGGATGAGTCAGACAGCAGGGTGAGAGGAGCTGAGAGGCCCACAGGAGCCACTGTCAGAACTGTGTGATTTCCCCCCCGGCTCGCCGTCcttaacacactctctctgtccgttTGTAAttggtggtggtgatgtgtgtgtgtgtatatgtgtctgcgTGTTTGTGCGCTTGTCCTAATTCATCATCCAAAACTTGTATGGACACATAGAGgcctttgcagttgcatcacaaatcttcTAGTAGCCTAATGATgtctggcaccatcatggaggtccattggagaaatGTGCACAAATAACGGCTAAATATAGCCTATGAcaaggctagaaaaagagagatacctcaaaaggattgttgtggtgtgggtgcaGGTCAATTCAGAAAGATAATAAACtcaagtgaatagtctgataaggtagatttgttcattttgtctttgtccCCTTCGGTCCTATCTCTACTCCATATTATAGCAGCTTGAGAAGAGTTAGCTAAGTCAACCTAAACAAACAGCTGGCTTTTGGCTTTGtaagctaactagccagcaggttAATTTGTTAAACCAGTGCTAATAACATGCTAGGTTCTATTATTAGCTAGTGCACTCATTATTAGCTAGTGCATAAagcagatgtgttaacaagagaGTGAGGATTAACTGaacagatactatggttagctaacaagctaacattaaacacaaaattgatcagatgtaGGCCTATCAGTAGCACAACAGCAcataaatgaacaatgttgatTGAAGTTTGTTGAGATGGCCAAGTTGTACATTAAGAAACACAATCAGtcattgttgcccaagagctgtggCCCTCCactatggccgccagagggtgtgttatgtcacctggAAGCCCATACTGTCCCCTTTGATAGCTGGCTGGATAAACGACACTCTTGTCACAGCTAAAGTGCTTTGTTTGGCTTTCCAATGCAAGTCATGCCCTGACATCCATCACCGCCAGGCCCTGCATGTGGAACACTTTAAGTCTAGTGGCATCCAGTGCTGAGCTTATGGTGCGATGGACTACTGTTTATGTTGCCATCGACAAAGCACTGACAGATGCAGAGATAActagactagagagagagaagaaagaaagaaagaaagaaagaaagaaagaaagaaagaaagaaacttaaAGGAGCTTTACATGATTCAATTTGCTACCAACCCTTCCCTACAATCTTTGCCGTCTATCTGCTGCTGATCATGtggggatctgtgtgtgtgtgtgtgtgtgtgtgtgtgtgtgtgtgtgtgtgtgtgtgtgtatgctgtgctTGTGTCTGTAATCTTGTTATAATGCTGCACGTTTTTTAAATTAGTAATGTGATTGTTGTTTCACTAACACTGAAAGATAACGCAGATTTTACAGttaatatgttttgtttttgcaataAGATTATTATAATCCTATTACATATAATTTGTTAGTCcccaaacctgtgtgtgtgtgtgtgtgtgtgtgtgtgtgtgtgtgtgtgtatgcgggtgcatgtttgtgttttcaatccaattttttttctgcaatagCTAAACACTGAGACAAATCCAAAAAGCGCCAGACTCAACTCTTGGGACTTGCTTGTTAGTTTCATATTAAAAACTcttcaacttaaaaaaaaaccaaattaCTCTTTGCATAAGAGCCAGATAGTGTCATTCACACACTGTTTTTTGCATTAATATTGCTTAGGTCTTTAAAAACACTACAGTCTCTAGACACTTATCTTATCTGGAGACCAAAACCTCTCAGTGAGTAGAagccctatacacacacacacacatacacacacacctacacacacacacatttgtattactatgcttgtgaggaccttcattgacaACATTCACTTCTTAATCCCTGACCCTAAAATAACCCCTTTAAGAAGTGATGACTGgcaaaaaatgtcctcactttggacgattctcctcatctttctatccttgtgaggacattttacATTCTACTTGGCAGCTGACACTCTTCTtcaaagtgacttacaatgagtaaGCAGGTACTATATGatgtcttgctcagggacacttcaacaggaaataTGGCTCTTgcctgacaaaaaaaaccctcatcATCAGATACTGctatatatcatcaatttatgatgttcaaggcattccaggagttattttgtgctgaagtgttgtaattaacttttttggtgtacccgctttccctcaacctgcctcgtctacttctactccagttagtgatttcctacatttcccagaatgctatttgacaacccccagagagagaacaggtgtgaacttgttgcattcagctgtgggttaaaTGTGTAGGTGGAGGGAGCGATCGCAGTAGTGAGTCCATAGTTAGAGCAGAGTGAATTTTTTGGGGGTCAAGAAAAATTGAGAGTTTCATCGCTTGATgcacatgtcttgtggctgcattgcattctggactattgaggctactgtcagtgaaGAAACCGGTATCTCTAGATTtcttcctgtatgattgttgaacgtcggtgcaaaatggcagctctagaaagaagccctcgcactttgattctgaaggactgacaacaaaacctgacgtttaccattgatATTTTAGATagattaaaaatgttttgctaTTAAACTGTCACATGCTTCCTTTGGCCAGTTATCCTCAtaagaaacaacaaaatgggcctgGAAATGCAAAGTAAAGCACCAATATCTGTTTCTGgatagtgttaaagtgtttcagtgtgttttttgttcctTTAAGGGGCTTTCTAACCCCCTCCCCGGCCACGCCGTTAAACACGTTGGCCATCCGGAACAGAATCTCTCCTGGTATGGTGCAATGCTGCGCTGAGGGTGCTACCATGTTGGTATGCATCTCCATTTCTCTTGCCCTCTTCCACCTAGCGGTTATATTTAGCTGTGTAAAGCCCACTGGTAATTCTAGACGCTCCTTTGCCTTTTTCCTACCAACAGGCATCCCCACTCTGGTCGGGACACTTGAAGGGCACCATGAGAGACCTTGTCAGTGTGAAGAGCTGAtttccaaaacgctatatatcAATTTGTTATAAGGAGAGTGAGGAAGACACATAAGTGACCCCAACAACACCCCCTATTCTATACCAAAATGCTCTATATTCTCCTTGGAAAATTTGTTTTACTTCATGTTTATCACACAAAATCTCAAAAAATGTGGAGGATCCGGTGTGTAAAAGTTTTATAATTTTAGTTACCTGTCATCTAGGATTTGTTTTAATGATTTACCCTGAACCATCATGTAACACTTGGcgtcttttttttatgttggaTAACTTATCTGTGTGTTTTACTACAGAGCAATGTCAGCATGAAGTAAATTAATCACAAGGTTTAATGCTTTAATCATTGTGAACTGGCTTTACACGGGCAGGCAGTATTTATGACTTTATGGGTACAGTGTGGTTTTAAAATAGCACAGGTCATCtcacagtacacacactcatttgaGAAAGAGTTGATTATATTTGAGAGTAGCATTAGGATATTTATTGAAATTGCCCTCACGccctattttctttttcatttctgaGCCGAACCCAACTTCTGCCCAGTTCACCATGCATGTGTCcactgtgtgtttgactgtgtgttgtCGCCCTCTGCAGGCCGTATGAGGGACTCACCAACTGCACTTACCAGGTGGCCCTGAGGATGGACTGCTTCTGGCCCAATCAGATAGTCGACCGCTTCTTCATGCAGATCCACCGGATCTACTTCCACGACTGCGCCCTGACCGGCCGGCTGCTCCACGACCCGCCGGTCAGCATCCTCGGCCCGTTCATCGCCGTGCCCGTGCTGGTCACGCTGCTCGTGACTGCCCTGGTGGTGTGGAGGAGTAAGCGCAGCGAGGGAGTGCTATAGGGAATCTATTGATCTATATTTGGACTCGAGGCTTGGAGATGTGGACTCAGGACAAGCAGAGACCCAGACATGCGTACATGTCAGAAAGGATTTGTGGGTGATTTTAGCATAATTCATTAAGTTACAGACATTTATACTCAATGATTTGAGATTGTATTACTCCAATATGAAGAGTATATGGAATGATGAGTATATGCAGTGATATAATAATAAGCATGACTTAGTATGCGCTATAGTAAGATGTGATAAATGTTTGCTCTCTTTGGTACAAAAATAGACTTTCTCTGTTCACTCATTTTTGACTACCACCTTCCCAATAACCCATTGAGAATTGTATTGCTATACACAAACATTGACAAGAATGGAGAAGTTATTTATAAAACCAGAGTCTCGAAGTTTGgcaggggaaagagaaaaaaaaaaggtatttgAGATTCAGGGGAATTGGAGGCCATGCATGCTAATTACCATCTGTTCAAGTGGCCCCAAACAACCTGTGAACACATAAATAACTGTAGAGCAGAGGACACTCAGGGAGTGTCTGTTCACTTGGATAAATGACTGTTATAAAtttggaggagaggtgaggagagagagagagaaagagagagagaggaaaggagaggaggagagtggagaaaagaggagaggacagtagatgagaggaaaaaagagctCAGGAGTTTTGGAGAGGGATCACAGGCCTTTGCCAAGGAAAATAGGTTTTACCTtccttatttatatatttacgCTTTGCCTTGTAAAAGGCAATAGTTGTATAGGCAATAATTGTATTCTCATCTCACTTGGAGGCAATGACGCTCTCCAAAAAAACAAGAGCTActgttaaaatgaataaatcagagagagatgaatgggcTGCACTGTTAATAACAGggaaacaaatcagaaaaactCATATGTAAGTGGAAAGAGAGAACgcatacaagaacacacacacacacacactgcaaaaatatccatcttaacaagttttAATCTGGTACTGAATCTtaaaaatcttgtttttaaaaaaaaaataaaaaaaatgaaagggaaTATGctaatggggtgagataatctGATAATGTCATTTGTTGCCAATGCAAAATAcctttttttcaatttttcaatATACTGACATATTGAGaattctagaaaattcctgaaacatgtgaaactgcattggaaacaagtggatttATCTCAGaatatttaacttgttttaagaaaaataagattttaagattgACTTTTTTGTACTGTACACTTGACTTATACTGTAAGGCATGGCACCATCTAGTGTTCAGTCTGAGTCTCATCTTTCTTAAAACAGACACATCATACAGCCTTGTTTTATGAGCTGTTAGCTGTGTATTAGCACATTATGAGGAAAGCAGTAAAGGCCTGGGCCCCCGAGTTTGTGTTGACGAAGCTTAAGAAACCTTCGTATACAGCATGAGTCATCCAGAAAGCTCATGGTTTGCACGCCAGCCAGTAGAAATACTTCACAACCACCACAACCTCTGTGTCGGGCGAAGACGCGCCCATGGCAGACAGCAAcctgggatggaggagaggggaagagaagaagtgagaGTAGGATctaaaaatggatggatggaaggatgcaTGGCAGTGTTGTAGTCAAGAACATCTTAGTTGAGATTGAACTGAGATCAAGACAATTCCTATAGTTGAAGCAGAATCGAGATCAAGGCAAAGTGGGGTTAAacttttaagtttgtgccaatggCCTCAGTTCCCTTCTCCTTTACATTATCCCTGGTTTGTCTGCACAAGGTCAGTGTACTTGGAGATAACAAGGCTCATTTTCCTCCCTGCAGAAGAAGCCACTTGCTGCCGTTCATTCTTGTAACAGTACGAAAAATAACTTCCATAGAATTGAAAATTgtcagagcgagagaatccatcacaacaagaagccttcatttggttttgtccaagagttgagtgttttcatatcagtgctgcGTTACAATACACTCTGCTACACTCTGGAAGAAATGGAACTCTCCACcagaaaataatgataataataacatgttgccttacaaactttactgtcacatccatgtcttcttatgTAGGGTGTCTTTGTCAACAGGGACAGCCATTTTACTAGGTTTGACACCgcaaaatttgtattttaaaaaacaacCATAAAGTAAATGTTAGAAATATAATTATACGGCTTTGGAAAATGATagagggaaatgtaaactagactaGTGGTAAATGGACTTTAACActaaatgacactggtattctcctttaagacCAAATCTAAGACAAAGACTCGAGCAAGTCAACTCTTCTCAGAGACTGAGAACAGAATAGTGTGTAAATCTTTCCAAACTGTGATAGTAATTACATAAAATGTCACACTTTTTCTCCATTCAGAATTTATAGCTCAGCGCTTCCCCCATAAATTTTGCTTGCTgggcttttctgtctttttagtAGCAGGGGAATTAATGGTGGCTATATTATCAAAGCAGCACAAACCGCCAACAGTTAAGCTTACTCAAACAatttctggctttttttttttttcataaaatgtCCAAGCCCAAGACTCAGACAGAATTCAAAGATCAATTAATTATCTGGGAGTTCTTGATAATCATAAATTAATACAGAAAGAGATTAGAACATCAATGTCCAAcgccaagacaagaccaaggcAATCAAGGTGCGAGGTCACAGCCATGAGTTAATGGTTAAATTGGTGGATATAGCAGGAT
The window above is part of the Centroberyx gerrardi isolate f3 chromosome 21, fCenGer3.hap1.cur.20231027, whole genome shotgun sequence genome. Proteins encoded here:
- the LOC139926985 gene encoding receptor activity-modifying protein 1-like codes for the protein MALERASLLKVGLVLFMAAQVLPSVSGCNRGFYERMINELCLAKFKLDMGGLDRGLWCSWPDTLEPYEGLTNCTYQVALRMDCFWPNQIVDRFFMQIHRIYFHDCALTGRLLHDPPVSILGPFIAVPVLVTLLVTALVVWRSKRSEGVL